The nucleotide window GATGTGGCCTCATTTCTCAACTTCAGAGTTCTTCGCACAGGCGAGCTTGTAAGCTCTTTGTTCTCTGTGATCGTTTTTCTGGTTTTTCTATTTGCCTAGGTgcactacaacaacaacaacaacaaactcagtataatcccacatgtggggtctggggagggtagtgtgtacgcagaccttacccctactagagaggctgtttccaatagaccctcggctcgagAAAATGTGGCAAGGAAGaaaagggatgaagaagaagaaagagggggaagAGGGAGACAAAAGACAATaaggaaaaagggaagaaaaggtAGTATCAAATAGTAACAGTCGAGGAGCAACAATTTCCAGTagcagtttttaaaaaaaaacaacaatGGACGTGGTAGCTAAGTATATGTCCGGGTGCACTGTcgttttaaatttaaatatgtcCGGCTGTTCTTGTTTACTTGGAAGTTTTAGTAGTCTAGTGATCACGGTGTATGTGAGAGATTTAAGATTTCTCCTTGACCACTGTGAAATAGGGAAGATTTACATTGCCATGGACGAGAGTGAAATAGCAACAGTTCTGTTTTTTGAAGTTCCTACTCCATAGATTAGAACCACTAATCCTCAGGCCTTAGGTTTTATGTGAAATTTCAGATACACTCATGTGAGATAAATAAGTTTGACACGTCTCAGAACACAATGGAATAATGGTAGAAACGCATGGATAACTGAATTCGAAACGTTGATGGTGGATTGTAAGGGAAGGGGCAGGTctaaaaagtattggggagaggtagtTAAGCAGGACATGTCATTGCTCCAGCTTACCGAGGATATGACCCACGATAGAATGGTGTGGAGGTCGAAGATTAAGGTTGTAGGTTGACAGATAGTAGTGTGTTCCTTATAGGCTTAACACTAGTACTAggattatttttgtattatcttATTCATGGTtctttactttttgtttttttgatgaAATAAGGTGTTTCATTAGCaaaaggcatcaagaagatgcacgTCCACtgtttcttgagccgagggtctatcagaaacaatcTTTCTATCTATCTTTTataaggtaagggtaaggtctgcatacacactaccctccccagaccccatttatgggaatacactgggtttgttgttggtgttgttttgttgttgatgGTGGATTCACTTGTCACTCAGCATATATTTTTAAGTCGAAATGCATTTACTAAAACAATATATGTAATGGAATGGGTCCATATTAAGGTGCAACAATCAGCGTCATATCAACAGAATTTTACGTCAGACAAAGATTTGTCGCTTATAGTCTGACATATATAAAGTATCTCGTTATGCAGGAAGTTCGTGTAAGATTTGCTGGCTTTGGTCATGAAGAAGATGAATGGGTGAATGTTAAGAGGAGAGTACGTGAACGTTCCGTTCCTTTAAAGCCCTCAGAATGTGACAGGGTGAATGTTGGAGATCCCTTGATGTGCTTCAGGGTATCATTTCGTTTCACCAACTTTTTTTAAGAATAAAAActctgtttttttaaaaaaaagcacCATAgaaatcatgaaatttccactttCCAAAAATGGTGTCGATGTGTATCAGTGCAACAATAATGTCACGATTAAGCGTGGTATCTGGACAGTTAAGGCCTCAAGTATTTTTATGACCATCTTGTAATGTTATGTTTTAAATTCACAGGTAGATGAATATCTCGCAGTATATGGTGATGCGCAAGTTGTGGAGATCCAAAGGAAATTACACGATAATACAGAATGCACGTGCATCTTTGTCGTTCGCTACGACTTAGATAATGCTGAGGTAAATCATTGGAACATCGTATGTATGTGGTAGAAATTATATGtcaataataattttattttcattgttATTGTTTCGGATGCAGGAGAAAGTTACACTTGACAAGTTATGTTGCAGACCAAACCGAAGCAACAGTATACTGCCTGAAGGTCATGCTAAATTATGTGTCTTGAACAGTATTGACCAAGCAAATACTCgctcaggggcggagctagagctttgaaaattcattaaatatgtacaaattaatATAGAACCTAGTAACTTAGAATGAATAGAATTTCGAACCCATTAGGTTTAAATTCTAGCTTTGCCTCTGTACTCACTAGGCCAGAGCCTCCGCAACGTTGTTCTGTTGGAATATTGGATGTTGGGCCAATCTAAATATGTACTCTTTATGTTTAATCATTTTATGTGAAGATATTTGGTCCGGCATGAAgtttagaaaagaaaaactttttgaaaGTCATGATCTTAAGCATGACATGACGTTTTTATAGCTATAAAGTTATGTCATTGGAGATAGAATGAGATTTTATAGAAAGTTATGTCATTGGAGATAGAATgagaagtttaaaattaaattgttcCTAATTATTAAAAGAAGGTGTTACTCTTTTTGAAAcggagtaaaaatgaaagaatgtcaCATAGAAAAGTATACGAGGAAGTAGCAATACTTCGTCATTTCTTCTACGCCTATCGTTTCATCTGGCCTCTTTTCCAATAACAGGTTGGGATAAAGTTTCGATTTTAAGACTTTAGATCAAGCAGAGATAATACTTTGATAAGCACTTCCAATAATAGTTTTAATCCTCGTGCTTGTCGTGCTCTCTAGTAGAACTAGAAGTTCGAGAAATATAGTAGGAGTAGTAATTTTTTGCGAATATTAATGATGAATGAATCAGCACTTGTAGGAAGGAAAAAAATcgggagaaaataaaaaataaccagatttacaactgcaaaaatagccaaatttcaaaagtaatagaaatttagccacttttcatgtaaagataaatctgagcaaaAACACTgatcaaaacccggaaaatacgtcagtatattatactggagttccagcaagtataattgtctagtataatatactggagtttggaacACCGGTGCTCCaatttccagtatattatactgaagtcagcaaagtataccggtccagcataatatactgaagttcatacacaggtgcaccgaactccagtatattatgctggatcggtctctgttgcaacaaaatagtggctatttttcattgactttgtaaacgctggctatttttgaatgatcagttcgaaaactggctataccatgctatttttacaaaaaaatcgGGTTTGCAAGAAAagaatataaataataaaaagaaatcaaaatgtgCTCCTCTAATCGGGTTTACAAAAAAACATGGCTATACCATGTGTACGAGTTGAAAACAACTACTTGATCTAGTGCTACTAGTTGGAAATTGTAATCGACATTGTCTTGCTAAAGGACATACTTCACAGTTATTTTCTCTTCCTGTCTGTATTTTATTCTTTAGTTCTGAAATATGCTGCATTGCCTTGGTTGATGCATGACCAAGCCTCAGATGCCATAATGTTGTTTCTCCATGTTCCTTCAAAAAACTGATTGTTGCTGTTGGCAAATTTTCTCTTATTAGGTACAACCCATTATTCTCTTTACCAATCCCCATCACCTTGCCATTATAGAGACCctgaaatatacaaaaatcagGATAAAATCCAACTGAGCAACATAATTGCCTAGTGAGCTTAGACACTAACAATATGTTGAATTTGAAGTCGGCACACACAGTACTCCCTCAATAATTTTATTCCCTAAAACTACCTCCTGCATGTGTAATTTCTGCTCTACTGCCCTTACCATTCCCTATCCTATCTTCGACACAATCCCTTGGACAAAAAGGAGAGGTTTTTAAAGCAAGTTAAAGCTAAAAGTGGTTAAACTGTAAAATGATACTTAAAAGGATTTAGCAATTCTCAAGTGAAAGAATAGACGGTATTACCTTTTGTTAGACATATGATAAGGTAGTTGGACAACAAGCCCGTCTAGCTCAGTTGGTAGAGCGCAAGGCTCTTAACCTTGTGGTCGTGGGTTcgagccccacggtgggcgtttCTCTTTTTCGTTGGACGCATTATTtcttttttggggttttgaataaGTTGACGTCTTGGGCCTTAATACTGTACCTTTGTGTACACCTCAAAGGACTGCTAAATGGCTCAGGAGAATCTTCTGGACCTCATATAAATGGGAGTTTTGATACAATTATCcacaaaaacaaaactatttactcTTGCCTacccatttatttttctacccatAAATTAATTACATTTCCTATCCATAGTAGTTTTTGTGgagaattttttctttattctccaattcttttttatttctatgcttcttttcttttttcctttttttctttcttttctccttttcttttttctcattttcttcctctctttttttcctctctttttttcctcttttatcatttatttttgccCAAATCGTATTATCGTTATTTTTACCATAACTTATTTCACACTCAAATTTGactccttctttatttttttatttttattttttccttatttcttattctttttttaattCCACATAATTGTCATGCAAACCTTGATCTCCTTCACTACAAATATCAGTACATACTCTACCATTAGCAGTAGCACCAACCAGTGATGGAGCAAGAAAACATAATCTACGGCCACTAAATCTCCATATATACTAGTGaaaatagaaatgataataaaatattggaaaaggcaataaaaatataagtagaaaaaagacttctagtaccatatgataccaatatggtatacatgtataccaccAGAGTATATGATTGCTCTAGAATATTACTACAATTATCTATGACTAtactactgtaccaaaacattaaaggatacaataaaagtatgagaaaattatatgctcgcattgcaagctatatattcgcaaagcaacttgctcattccatatactaacagggtatatagttgtatggTTTGTTCCAACAATTGCCTATaattataaaaactattacataatacacataatctATATTCCATCAGCACAAAAAAATTCCAGCACTGCAAATCacgttcatataaataatttcagaatagaattcacttaaaaatgtagccaaaacaaccaaaaaaatattcaaactaccatatgataccagtatgacatataactataccaacatggtatacagtTTTACTGTTTAATTCCCGGTaactatatgactatactactattacataacacacatgcataatgagaaaaataaaaaaaaatagtgtaccacatattaatataataaagtatttcaagatattgtactatattaatattattaaaagaaaattaaatagtgtaccaattaaatacAGCTAATCAACCAAAAAATGATTCActagcatatgataccaatatagtatattgttatactaatagggtatatagttggaatgaattgtataccaaaatggtatatttGTGTACTATTTGAGTATACAATACAAATTCGTCTTCTTCTCTTGTTCAAttatatttcaacccaaacttcTAAAATCTACTACAAAATCTCCACCAAATTAACTAAAACTTTAGCTACAACCCCCAATCAACTTTCCAAACAAACCCATATAGGATCGGATAAAGAATAATTAAAAACCCAAACAAACCAAgttatgagtttcaaactttaaTGGTGGATTTGAATTTTTGTTCAATAAATCTTCAAAAACCAATTTggatgaagagaaagaagaaggtATTCAATAGTCAAAATATCAAGTGTCTATGTTTATTAGCTATTTATAACATCATTCCTTCTCCATACATTTTAGTTTTCACTATTTGTGCATGTCGTCTTTACTCAGAAGTTATGTTAATCTTCATTTCTTAAAAAAGACATGAGGAGATTCCGAATTCTCCACCAAGTTTGTTAATCAATCAGCCAAACCCGAATGAGTCACTCATGCCAGTTCGAGGAGTTGATGAACTTCCAAAGCCACAAGTCGCAAACAGGCGTAAGATTATTGGAAAATAACCCAATAAATAATTTGGGCAGCATAGGTAGGAGTAGTATATAGTTTGCTCCTGGGAATTAAAGGgtacatagtttgaaattaatgggtataaagtgagattttctcCATATAAATCTGGGCCGAAAGAATACCATTGCGTCTCTCCTTTATGGGAGAGATtaaaaaatagctagatttacaagtggtcatttaaaaatagctacactttcaaaagtaatcgaaatgtAGTCATTTTTTATGCAAatataaatctgaacgaaaacactattcaaaatccgaaaaatactccaatatattatactggagttccagcataagtatactggaactccagcatatttgAAGGATTTAAATACCCCGAAGAACaatttaggcacaagcaagaaatTTAGCAAAAGCTATAtagaagaaatttattaaactagGGAGAGAACTTGGTAAGAAGATTTTTCACAACTCATAAACTCTTGAATCTCTCTACAAGAAAAAACTAGTAGTagcacccctatttataatactacaaaaCCAAAAACCTATTCCAATATAAAATTGGTAAACAAAACCTAactagacatgaattaaataaactacCAAATATCAAATCCTAGACAACTtaggaatactaattaatcttggtTTAGTTTCCAACAGCCTCCCTTAAACTAAGATCTTcaaatttgatcatgcccaacatCTTCTTCAACTTGATGAATAACTCCAATTTTAGTGGCTTTGTGAAAACATCATCAACTTGCTCTCCAGTCTTGCAATACTCAATAACTATCTCTTTGTCTTGAACCAAGTCACAAATAAAGTGAAATTTGATATCAATGTGTTTGCTATGCCCATGAAAAACTGGATTCTTTGTTAACTCAATTGCAGACTTGCTATCACAAAATATTGTTGTAGAACTGTCTTGCTTGTGTTGAAGAATCCAAGCATTCTTCTTAACCACAATGCTTGTGTAGCAATACTTATTGCagccatgtactctgcttcagctGTTGATAAAGCAACAAGTTGTTACTTTTTGGAAGACCAAGAAAATACACCAGAACCCAAATAAAATGCATAGCCAGAAGTACTTTTTATTTGTATTGTATCACCAGCCCAATCACTATCTGCTTCTGCTTGTATCCTTTAACAACTAATCTCGCCTTTAAACGATCCACTTCTCCAGTTGGTTTGAACTTGGTCTTGTATACCCACTTGACTCCAATTGGTCTTTTTGAGGGCGGTAAAGTAGTCAATTCTCatgtattatttttctcaataGCGTGAATTTCTTCATTCAGTGCATGAACTCATCGGTCATCTTTAACAGCTTCCTCAAAAGCAACTGGATCACAATCTGCAAATAAGGCAAAATTTACAATATCTTCATCGGATAAATCATTATCATCGCCAACAACATAATCTTGCAAACTAGCCGGTAATTGGTGTTGTCTTTGCGGGCGACGGGACGTCTCTGCTTGAACAATATCTACTACATGTTCCTCTTGATGTCTGCTAGAACTTCCTTCCTCTATGactggaattattggttgagacCTAGATGGTTCAGGATCCTTCTTTGACCAATCCCAAGAACTCTGCTCATCAAAAGTAATATCTCTGCTAATAATCACTTTTCCTGTATCTGGATTAAACAACTTATAACCCTTTGTCTCATGACtataaccaataaaaatatatttttcagctTTATCATCCAATTTCGTTCTCAAAGCATCAAGAACATGAGCATAAGCAAGACAACCAAATACTTTTAGATGAGAAATATTTGGTTTCTTACCTGTCCATACCTCTTGTGGAGTTTTTCCAAAATTAGACCGTGTAGGACACCTATTTAGTACATAAATTACACAAGAGACAGCTTCTGCCCAAAAACCTTTTGGAATATTTTTAGAATgcatcatagatctcaccatgTCCATCActgttcaatttttttttcagccacaccattttgctgaggtgtaTATCTAGCTGTCAATTGATGCTTAATACCATACTTCTTCAAATAATCATCACAAACAAGAAATTCAGTGCCCATATCAGTCCTCAATATTTTAATAAAACACCCACTTTGCTTCTCCACATAAACTTTAAAGCTCTTAAAAATATTACATGCatcagatttatttttcaaaaaatataccAAAGTCTTTCGactgaaatcatcaataaaagtattAAAATACTTACTACCACCATTGAAGAAACTTCAACTGAGCACAAATCTGAATGAATTAACGGCAATGGTGAATTAGCTCTCCAAGCGCTGCCTTTCTGAAAAGATTCTCTGTACTTCTTTCCCAAAATACACGACTCACACTTCTTGTCAGGAAAATCAATAGAAGGCAAACCATCAACCTAGTTCTTTCTTGCAAGAAATTTCGAACTCCCAAAATTAAAATGACCAAGACGTAGATGCCACAACCAAGTATCATCACAGTTTATAAAACTAAAGTAAGGTAAATCATCACTATTGAGATAAAGAGGCCACACACAACTATTGTTCAGGTTAAACTTTGCAATTAGTCCAAATTCATCATCACTAATTGTGCCAATCCTATATTTAAAACGCAAATCATAACCTTTTTCGGATAGTTTCTCCAAGCTCAATAAATTTTGATGAAGGCTCGGGACATAAAATACATCTAATATAAAATTAGAAGAATTATCTTTCACAGTAACGTGAATTTTTCCCTTTCCAACAACAGGCACCTTTGCGTTATTTCCAAGTCTCATTGTACCTAAATGTTTCATCCAGATCAGTGAATAATTTTTTATTTCCACTCATATGATTGATGTAGCCGAATCAATAAACCACTCATTCCCTTTAGTTTCTTCAACCCCAGAATTAGAAAACAATAAAGTCTCTTGTTTATCCCCATTATTTCAGCCATTTTAGCATGTACGTCTTTATTACCAAATTTATTAGACCAATATTCGCTTTCATAATGTTCAAATTTACCACAATTATAGCACTGAATCTTAGATTTATCATGTCTTTGAAAATTTTGATGACCTTGTTGTTCCTTCCAGAAATTATTACTATTTCTTTGTTGATAAGAAAAATTATCTCTACCACGTCTGTCTCGATAGTTACTTCTACCACGACCTCTACCTCTGAAATTCTGGTATCTTTGATTTGTTTCTTTAggataacttatctcttcttttgctTTAGGTTGATTCACCTTTGCTTGCAACGCCTCCTCCACTATTTCGGGGGTGTCTTGAGTCAGGGACATCTCATATGTCACCAATTCACCTTCTAAATCATCAAGTGTAAAAGGGCTATGATCTTTGGTAGCTTCAAGAACCACCTTCTTCGTGTAAAATTTTATACCCAAGGACCGTAATATTTTTTCATCCACTTTAACTTCATCTAGTACTTCTCCATTGGTCCTCATGTCGTTGACACTATTAGTAATTCTTATAATGAATTCTTTAACGGATTCTATTGGTTTCATTTGGGCCAACTCGTACTGTCTCCTTAGGTCTTGCAATTTGACTTTCTTTACTTCGGCGGAACCTCGATGTGAATTCACCAAGATTCTCCACGCTTCCTTAGTTGATTTTGCATGCAAAAATTTGT belongs to Nicotiana tabacum cultivar K326 chromosome 6, ASM71507v2, whole genome shotgun sequence and includes:
- the LOC107798859 gene encoding uncharacterized protein LOC107798859 → MDTPYLHDCQVFKFDGKNNFEDWHQYMKCFFNVVGLWSIVETGFEEPPKGTTLTGDAAKQLEKNRQLDYKARYYLTSKVELHVSNKFLHAKSTKEAWRILVNSHRGSAEVKKVKLQDLRRQYELAQMKPIESVKEFIIRITNSVNDMRTNGEVLDEVKVDEKILRSLGIKFYTKKVVLEATKDHSPFTLDDLEGELVTYEMSLTQDTPEIVEEALQAKVNQPKAKEEISYPKETNQRYQNFRGRGRGRSNYRDRRGRDNFSYQQRNSNNFWKEQQGHQNFQRHDKSKIQCYNCGKFEHYESEYWSNKFGNKDVHAKMAEIMGINKRLYCFLILGLKKLKGMSGTMRLGNNAKVPVVGKGKIHVTVKDNSSNFILDSFKVYVEKQSGCFIKILRTDMGTEFLVCDDYLKKYGIKHQLTARYTPQQNGVAEKKIEQ